The Pyrus communis chromosome 2, drPyrComm1.1, whole genome shotgun sequence genome includes a window with the following:
- the LOC137726284 gene encoding uncharacterized protein isoform X2: protein MSDEPAPTRWSFQFGRKRAPEPQPNGQSTDGAVSNGSSSGVTANGNGHVKRTADLAIYGQFQNQGRSSATHSNGVLSDQHDEIPQKSLLPAFESAEMRSLGESLCRDIVRGSPDVKWESIKGLENAKRLLKEAVVMPIKYPKYFTGLLTPWKGILLFGPPGTGKTMLAKAVATECKTTFFNISASSVVSKWRGDSEKLVKVLFELARHHAPSTIFIDEIDAIISQRGEGRSEHEASRRLKTELLVQMDGLTKTSELVFVLAATNLPWELDAAMLRRLEKRILVPLPEPEARRAMFEELLPAQPDEEKLPYDLLVDRTEGYSGSDIRLVCKEAAMQPLRRVMTFLEDKEETVPEDELPKVGPIKPEDIETALKNTRPSAHLQAHRYEKFNADYGSQILQ, encoded by the exons ATGTCCGACGAGCCTGCTCCCACTCGCTGGTCCTTTCAG TTTGGTAGAAAGAGAGCGCCGGAGCCGCAGCCAAACGGGCAATCCACTGATGGAGCTGTGAGTAATGGGAGTAGTTCCGGAGTGACTGCGAATGGGAATGGTCATGTGAAGAGAACAGCTGACTTGGCCATCTATGGGCAATTTCAAAACCAG GGTAGGAGCTCCGCGACTCACTCAAATGGAGTCTTATCTGATCAGCATGATGAGATACC GCAGAAGTCCCTTTTACCTGCTTTTGAATCGGCAGAAATGCGTTCTTTAGGAGAGAGTTTATGCAG GGATATAGTTCGGGGTAGTCCAGATGTTAAGTGGGAAAGCATCAAGGGATTAGAGAATGCCAAGCGTTTGCTCAAAGAAGCTGTGGTCATGCCAATTAAATATCCCAA GTACTTTACTGGACTTTTAACACCGTGGAAGGGTATTCTCCTTTTTGGCCCTCCAGGGACGGGAAAG ACAATGCTTGCCAAGGCTGTTGCAACAGAGTGCAAGACCACATTTTTCAACATTTCAGCATCGTCCGTTGTCAGTAAATGGCGTG gCGACTCAGAGAAGTTAGTGAAGGTGTTATTTGAGCTTGCTAGGCACCATGCACCATCAACTATATTTATTGATGAAATTGACGCAATTATTAGTCAACGTGGTGAAGGACGAAGTGAGCATGAAGCAAGTAGGCGTCTAAAGACAGAGCTACTCGTACAG ATGGATGGTTTGACGAAGACAAGTgaacttgtttttgttttggctgCAACAAATCTTCCCTGGGAACTGGATGCAGCCATGCTCCGGCGTCTTGAGAAGCGA ATTCTTGTGCCTCTGCCTGAACCAGAAGCAAGAAGAGCCATGTTTGAGGAGCTCCTGCCAGCACAGCCTGATGAGGAGAAACTTCCTTATGATTTGTTGGTAGATAGGACAGAAGGATACTCAGGTTCGGATATTCGATTGGTTTGCAAGGAGGCTGCCATGCAGCCCTTGAGACGCGTAATGACATTCCTTGAAGACAAAGAGGAGACGGTTCCTGAGGATG AACTGCCTAAGGTTGGACCGATCAAACCCGAAGATATTGAGACGGCTTTGAAGAACACAAGGCCGTCTGCTCATCTCCAAGCTCATCGTTACGAGAAGTTCAATGCAGATTACGGTAGTCAAATACTCCAATGA
- the LOC137726284 gene encoding uncharacterized protein isoform X1, whose protein sequence is MSDEPAPTRWSFQDFKLFYDAKFGRKRAPEPQPNGQSTDGAVSNGSSSGVTANGNGHVKRTADLAIYGQFQNQGRSSATHSNGVLSDQHDEIPQKSLLPAFESAEMRSLGESLCRDIVRGSPDVKWESIKGLENAKRLLKEAVVMPIKYPKYFTGLLTPWKGILLFGPPGTGKTMLAKAVATECKTTFFNISASSVVSKWRGDSEKLVKVLFELARHHAPSTIFIDEIDAIISQRGEGRSEHEASRRLKTELLVQMDGLTKTSELVFVLAATNLPWELDAAMLRRLEKRILVPLPEPEARRAMFEELLPAQPDEEKLPYDLLVDRTEGYSGSDIRLVCKEAAMQPLRRVMTFLEDKEETVPEDELPKVGPIKPEDIETALKNTRPSAHLQAHRYEKFNADYGSQILQ, encoded by the exons ATGTCCGACGAGCCTGCTCCCACTCGCTGGTCCTTTCAG gattttaaattgttttatgaTGCCAAGTTTGGTAGAAAGAGAGCGCCGGAGCCGCAGCCAAACGGGCAATCCACTGATGGAGCTGTGAGTAATGGGAGTAGTTCCGGAGTGACTGCGAATGGGAATGGTCATGTGAAGAGAACAGCTGACTTGGCCATCTATGGGCAATTTCAAAACCAG GGTAGGAGCTCCGCGACTCACTCAAATGGAGTCTTATCTGATCAGCATGATGAGATACC GCAGAAGTCCCTTTTACCTGCTTTTGAATCGGCAGAAATGCGTTCTTTAGGAGAGAGTTTATGCAG GGATATAGTTCGGGGTAGTCCAGATGTTAAGTGGGAAAGCATCAAGGGATTAGAGAATGCCAAGCGTTTGCTCAAAGAAGCTGTGGTCATGCCAATTAAATATCCCAA GTACTTTACTGGACTTTTAACACCGTGGAAGGGTATTCTCCTTTTTGGCCCTCCAGGGACGGGAAAG ACAATGCTTGCCAAGGCTGTTGCAACAGAGTGCAAGACCACATTTTTCAACATTTCAGCATCGTCCGTTGTCAGTAAATGGCGTG gCGACTCAGAGAAGTTAGTGAAGGTGTTATTTGAGCTTGCTAGGCACCATGCACCATCAACTATATTTATTGATGAAATTGACGCAATTATTAGTCAACGTGGTGAAGGACGAAGTGAGCATGAAGCAAGTAGGCGTCTAAAGACAGAGCTACTCGTACAG ATGGATGGTTTGACGAAGACAAGTgaacttgtttttgttttggctgCAACAAATCTTCCCTGGGAACTGGATGCAGCCATGCTCCGGCGTCTTGAGAAGCGA ATTCTTGTGCCTCTGCCTGAACCAGAAGCAAGAAGAGCCATGTTTGAGGAGCTCCTGCCAGCACAGCCTGATGAGGAGAAACTTCCTTATGATTTGTTGGTAGATAGGACAGAAGGATACTCAGGTTCGGATATTCGATTGGTTTGCAAGGAGGCTGCCATGCAGCCCTTGAGACGCGTAATGACATTCCTTGAAGACAAAGAGGAGACGGTTCCTGAGGATG AACTGCCTAAGGTTGGACCGATCAAACCCGAAGATATTGAGACGGCTTTGAAGAACACAAGGCCGTCTGCTCATCTCCAAGCTCATCGTTACGAGAAGTTCAATGCAGATTACGGTAGTCAAATACTCCAATGA
- the LOC137726151 gene encoding uncharacterized protein, whose translation MAEEVALDVEELRHLQSIAKRPRVIDLISSEIRTLEKKLSQEAVPSPALQIPTPASTATATPALHYTTLSSFSWDQDNDKVKIYISLEGVDQEKIEADFKPMSLDIKFHDVKGKNYRFVLPKLNKEINPEKCKVLVKPTRVVINLAKTSKDYWLDLKFKEDKLKPSLDKEKDPMAGIMDLMKNMYEEGDPEMKQTIAKAWTDARLGKTG comes from the exons ATGGCGGAGGAAGTGGCGCTGGATGTGGAGGAGCTCCGCCACCTTCAGAGCATCGCGAAACGACCCCGTGTGATCGACCTCATTTCCTCTGAGATTCGCACTTTAGAGAAGAAG TTGTCACAAGAGGCTGTTCCTTCACCTGCATTGCAAATCCCAACTCCAGCTTCAACTGCTACTGCCACCCCAGCTCTGCATTACACTACGCTTTCGTCGTTCAGCTGGGACCAGGATAATGATAAAGTGAAG ATATACATTTCTCTGGAAGGAGTTGATCAGGAGAAGATAGAGGCTGACTTCAAGCCTATGTCGTTGGACATCAAATTCCATGATGTGAAAGGAAAGAATTACAGGTTCGTTTTGCCTAAGCTGAACAAGGAGATTAATCCAGAGAAGTGTAAGGTGCTGGTTAAGCCTACAAGGGTTGTTATCAATTTGGCTAAAACTTCAAAGGATTACTGGTTGGACTTGAAATTTAAGGAGGATAAG TTGAAGCCGAGCCTGGATAAAGAGAAAGATCCCATGGCCGGAATTATGGACTTGATGAAG AACATGTACGAAGAAGGGGATCCGGAGATGAAGCAAACAATTGCCAAGGCGTGGACCGATGCAAGGCTTGGAAAAACCGGCTGA
- the LOC137724592 gene encoding uncharacterized protein produces the protein MALSAAFRERLEHMEHTRNQRLSLLQAEKEAQENKSQVLEMKLASMRATEQRCLALDQKIASQSFKIWALRSEIDHLDEKYRSDSHQLRVLKSEVEELEELEKEKKRFYELKGFEMKEFKQNVEMFALECQMQVQNLKKGINEIQSNFVKFQGSERCTSNGEIAAAEKRKCELLSMKEELDRKLASNYQRKAQLQKQFQDFITKHKQDTNYQL, from the exons ATGGCGCTTTCCGCCGCGTTCCGGGAACGACTCGAACACATGGAGCATACCCGCAACCAGCGCCTCTCTCTTCTTCAG GCGGAGAAAGAAGCGCAAGAGAACAAGTCTCAGGTGTTGGAGATGAAGCTCGCAAGCATGAGGGCCACGGAGCAGAGGTGCTTAGCGCTCGATCAAAAGATCGCATCGCAAAGCTTCAAAATATGGGCGCTCAGGTCCGAGATCGATCACCTCGACGAGAAATATCGATCCGATTCACATCAATTGAG ggttttgaagaGTGAGGTGGAGGAGCTTGAGGAgttggagaaggagaagaagagattTTATGAGTTGAAGGGatttgaaatgaaggagttCAAGCAAAATGTGGAGATGTTTGCTTTGGAATGTCAAATGCAAgttcaaaatttgaagaaagGCATCAATGAG ATTCAATCGAACTTTGTCAAATTCCAAGGGAGTGAGAGATGCACAAGTAATGGTGAGATAGCTGCAGCTGAGAAGAGAAAGTGTGAGCTTTTATCTATGAAGGAGGAGCTGGACAGAAAGTTGGCTTCTAATTACCAAAGAAAAGCTCAATTGCAAAAGCAGTTTCAGGATTTTATCACTAAACACAAACAAGACACAAATTACCAATTATGA